The segment TTTTGAATTGTTATATAATGTGGTGTTGGAAGCTCCCCTTCCGCTACGCAGCCAAGATGGCGTGGTGAAGTGTCCAAACGCAACCTTTTGAATGTTTCATGCATTTCCAGGTTACAGTCGTGGTTGCTAACTAAAGGAAACTAAAGCTAAATGTATGTTCACCTCAACGGACTCTCAAGCTACAGTTTAGGGTTATTGTGATTTAAACCTAGTTTACACAGTAAACGGTCCTGTCTTAAGGGATGTTTACTGTGTCACAGTATCTTGAATTGGAACGTAAGTACATGGATCGACAACCATAACCACACAATTCGATTTTTAGTTAGCTTTGTGTTTTAGTCTAGCCCGCTTATATGTAGTCAGCTTTACCTGAATGTTTGAAATGGTggaacatttctgttttatgaAATTCTGGTTTATTTCTTCTTTACATGTTTTCTCAAAAACACTGCTTCATTGAGCCTCTGTTTACATGCGCTTAGTGTTTTTTCAGATAGAGTTTCCAGCATAGTATTGTGTGAATCGACTGCTGTTAATGGGGATGAAGAGAAGTGacgcccctctcctctccctcccctcaccctTCTCTTTTCCCAGACTCCTCTGTGGCAGTGCAGGTGTCGTACGCAGCCTAGTTTCCCATGGACCTCAGGGTGGGAGAGCGGGGGATGCGCCCTGGTTCAGACACAGCGCTTCTCACCCCGCTACACCCGCCTTTACTCCTCACCCCGTTCTCCCCTCAGCCCCGCACCTCCTTCTCCCAACAGCAACTGCACCAGCATATCCGGGTAAAGGACATACAACATAGAGATTAGTTAATCTTACATGAGCATTTGCTTTATATTTGTTGCTAtaatatgaatgtgtttgttggGTTTGGGGGGGTCAGTTTAATATGGAGCAGAGGAGGCGAGAGCAGGAGCACCACGAGAAACAACAGGAGTTGCAGCAACTAAAGCACAAAGACAAGAGTCAACAGAGTGAgtcaatccacacacacacacacacgttactccAAATTTCCGTTCACACAATTGAAgttgtaattttattttcaCCAAGCGGGATATAAACCTATTTCCGTGACTGAAAGTAATAATGGCCCAGTTTGTCCCCTGAAGAGATCATTTTTTATTGAACGGTGTTACTCCACTTCCAAAGCGTTGAGGCGAGGGCTAAATATAACCTGACAAGTGAAGCTACAACAGGGGAGTTAATTATAGCTGTAGGTCTGGGCGCATAAAGTCACTGGGTCAATATTGACTTGATCACTCCGTGCACCTCCTGTCACCtccgtgtgcacacacacagaaatatcaGCCAACACGCTCTCAAGTCACCTGTGACTTTTCCCTGCATCACACTCTCTCAACCATGCACAGTATTCCCCTCCTCAGCATTGTTTAGTCACTGTGTTGTCCCCTTTAATTTCTTTATGATGAACCAGTTGGTGAGTCCTTCTTTTAAGGTTTTTGAACGGCTGCTGGtgcttttgattgacaggtgcgGTGGCCAGTTCCGTGGTGAAACAGAAACTCCAGGAGGTCATTCTCAAGAAGCAGAAACAGGCAGCGCTGGAAAGAACTAACTCCAACACTCTGACTGCATCTCCTGTAGCATACAGGTGACACCAAATACACAATATCAAAACACTAAATATGCATCACGATCACACTGATTACACTGCGTGTCTAATAATTCTTTAAATAACCCTTTGATTTCATGTCAACTCCAAAAATCATCGATAAACTTCAACCATATGTGGTGTGATTATTTCCCCCCTAATGGTTGTGTGCCTTGTTTGTGCACGTTGTGTTCTACCAGAAAGCTGGGCCCGGACCCCGGAGCGTCCTCCCAGACTCTGGTCTCGTCTCCGCCACAGCCCTCTCCTGACCGCTCAGAACGGACGCCGCTGCGCAGAGCAGGTAAAACATCTGACGTCACAGACCTTTAACCAGAGGCAGGGACTGAACCGCCATCATTAAAACATTATGGAGTTGTAAAGTGAAGGAGCCAGAAAGACTCGTATTGGTTTCTACTTTTTacattcaaatgtctttttacaCCAGTCAGGGGGGGAGCAGTTGTGGATTTAGTCCCACTCTCTACTTCAGGCTATTGTAGCATTTAAACATTAATAACACAAATTAGCACAGCCTATGTGTTCTGTCCATGTTTATGGTCAAACATCAGTCATGCTTGTTGACTAATATtatccacttttcttttgttgtccattcattgtcgtttttttttcaagacATTTAGACATGATTTGGAAAAGCACAGGTCTACAATGTAATATTTGCATATAATTGCAAAAAGTAACACTAAATGTCGCCCTGAATTGTTAGCGTCTGAGCCCAATCTGAAGGTGAAACACAAGCTGAAGAAACACCTCAACACCCGCAAGAGCCCGCTCACCCGCAAAGAGAGCGCCCCGGCCACTGTCAAGCACCGAGTACCTGACACACTGGgtaatcatacacacacacacacacacacacacacacacacacacacacacacacacacacacacacacacacacacacacacacacacacacacacacacacacacacacacacacacacacacacaaataaaggaGTGAGTGGAAAcgcattattgttgttttcatatGTGACCAGGTGATGGTGTCCATTCTTTCTTGCTGTGATTGATTTAGGAAATGATTCAGTGATATGGTCGAATGTAACGTGCATACGGTGGAGATGCTCGATCTAAACGCACACACTGCTTCTCTCCCTCCAGACTCCtcccccagcagcagcagcactccaGTCTCTGGCTGCAGTTCTCCCAATGACAGTCTTCCCAATGAGAATGGGCTACTGCCATCTGCAGGCGGACTCTCGCATGAGGTTagcaacgacacacacacactaacacacacacattattgagTAAAACTAGTGAAAACATCAGCTCGAGATGAACTGAaatctaataaataaacatgttcttAACACCAAATTAGTCCTTTTGTATAGACGTTTTGAGAAATTTCCGTATCTTTTCCATAGAAAACCGGATTGATCGTTAAGAAATCCAGATAGAAGTTGGATGGAtaaatggaaaaacataaaacactaaAGCCACTTTTTGCCTTTCAGAAAGGCACTTATAATTTAAAGAAGGGAATAAATTAGCATTTGAAAGACAAGTACGCACACGCTttgattaataatttaaaaagcgATGTTGTTTCATGTACATGAGCTGTGCCAAGACGCTGAGTAATGACATGTTTAAGGCAACGACTCGAGTGCAGGAGCACTGAGTTTGTCAGCTGTTTCTGCATAATTCATTTAATCACATGCAGTGGAACCCAGTCACACCTGCTGTGGAGGCCTGACTCATCATTCTCCGGTGTCAAGGAGCACGCCACCTTGATTAGACTACATTGGTTCTGATTTACATCAGCACTGACGTTTGTTCAGGAATTATCGTTATGGGATGCATAACCAGCACTGGCCTTAAATGGTTTAATGGGATTTCTCTTAACTAGAATCATGGATTGTATCTGCATTTCAGATTGGaatatataaatgcattatGAATtgttaattgtgttttttttccaggctCAGAGGCTGCTGCTAAGAGATGGCACCATAGCTAACTTCACCATCCAAAGTCCCTCCACTCTGCCCACCATCACACTGGGACTACCAGCCAACGCCAGGGTAAACACTGCAACACATATCTAGCATAACAGTTCTTCGTTTCTTTACTTTTCCGTGAAGCAGGTGAGCTTCACGGACATTTAGaaaggttttttctttcttcctaaATTCTTCGTATTATCGAGGATTCTCTTTCTACTCTCGAGAAGCTGTTGTAAGACCACAAGGGAAGATTTGCCACCTTTTTGTATGAGGATGTCTAATCAGTGTTGATGGTAAATGGAGTCGATTGGGGCGATACTTCCCCACAGCGTGTGCTGTGTTGACAGAGTTCGCAGCTGCAACATAGTTCCTCTTTCCTGCGTCCAGCGCTGCTATTTGATGTGGGGAAGAACTACAGGCTGCTGTTTCAGCTGGGAGTTCTCATATTAGTTATCTTATTTGTTCTCTTCGCATGTAATCAATACATTGTGAAAATGGCATTTTTTTTGTAGAGGATTTTGTGTCTTGGCGGACTCAGATATTCAGCCGTTTTTTTATTCAAGCACAGGGCCAAATAAAGGCAGCGCAGGGCTTCGTAAGAAGATATGGCCGTCGGGGACCCTCCATGCAATGCATCCTGGTCCATGTAGGCTCGCCACCTTTCAGGTGGCTGTCCACTCATTGTGTaccatcaacactgattggacaGCCACATACAAGGTGGCACATTTTCCCTTTTTAGGGAGTGGTGTTTTAAGACGCAGTGTCTGTGCAGCAGTCTGTACAGTATAAACGTCATTTACAAAGCtcacataacataacataacgtCTCCATGGTTTGAATACCTCAGTGAAATGAATGAAGGAAATCCAGTTTTAAACAGGACTTGAAGCATGATGCTCTTTTAATGCTGTTTCACTATTGCATTCCTGTCTTagtactgtatatttaaatttaaagtgTCTCAAGTTATAACCAATCACGTCGCCTGGACAAATTGTTTCGTACCATCGGAAATGATCACCTTCTGTCAACATAGTGGAATATAATGATCTCATTCTATGTCGGCCAGTAATCCAGTTGTGATAATGCGTCAAACAGAATGTAATCTGTTGCTGTAAATGCTGAACAACTGTCTGTGTGCAGGCCGAAGGAGAGCGGTCCTCTCTGAGAGTCGGCCGGGTGCCAGTGGTTACAGCAGGGGGCTCGCCGGTCTTCCTCCCCCCGAGCAGAGAGGACCAGGCTGGGCAGCGGAACCCTCATCTGCCTCTCATCATCCTGGAACCCTCTGGACTGGTACACACTCCGCTACTCactggtgagacacacacacacactgacacaaaacCAGCACGTGCACACATGTAGGGGCCGAGAGCTCCACTATTTAGGATGATGGAACACTAAAGAGGGATGACTTATTTCACTTTGACGTTTCTGTAACTGATCTTTGACTCTATACACGTGAAAACGTTAATTATACACATCCAAGATGTGACCAAATAGCCACAGAAGGACACATCATGAACTTTCACCGaactgttttttaattttccGGTCTGGGATGTTAGAGCCCCACCCAGTGGTCACATTTAGAATAACACTGTTTTCTTTGACGGATAAGCACACTCATTCAGTGTATTAGGGGCCGGTTTGACATTGTTGCAGctattgtgtgttcatttgtgtgtgagaaattgtatgtgtgtgtgggcacacATGTTACTTTTGTCTCTGCTCACAGAAAGTCATTATTATTGctccttttgtgtctctgacCAGTTCAAGGCATGGACACCGTCCAGCTGCAGTTTGCCCCCCAGTTAGACCACCTCACCCCAGGAGGAGCTCATCCTCACAAGCCACTGAGCAGAACACGCTCGGAGCCACTCCCCCAGAGCCCGCGGAcccttcacacacacctcctccagcagcagcacaacACGCAACTACTAGAGAGGCTCAAACAGCAAACTCACCTGGGCAAGGTATGGAGAAGTGACGGCACCCAGTAACACACGGGCAGTCTGTATCGTCCCAGAGGGAgatctgtttgttgtgttaatggtcactttttttgttttgtagacATATTCAGTCTTTTCATATTCAGTGGTTATGGGTATCGTAATGCCTAACGCATCTATTAACACTATCAGTAATAACAGAAAAGGAATTCCGTCTCTTGGTCTTAGTTCGAGTGAAACAACAGTAGCCTACATCTGCATTTCCGTATGTGCACTTTTCAGCCTGCTGTCACAGGAATAAATAAGTGCATATTTGTCTTTATGGTGTTTTTTTGCCAACTTACATTTTTCCAACTTGTATGTGCTCGTGCAGCTGATGTCTAAGTCCAGCGAGAAGCCCAGGCTGCACCAGATCCCCTCTGAGGACATGGACTCTGAGGAAGGTGGCGGGAGGCCGCCCACAGAGCCAACCTACCAAAGCATAGTGAGGGCGGAGTCACTGAGGGGGGCGGAGCCGACAGCATCCAAGAGCCAAGAAGAGCAACTTAACCTGCAACATGCACTCATACTCAACCAGGTTGGAAGACACatgagatacacacacacacacacacacacacacacacacacacacacacacacacacacacacacacacaaacacacgcgctcAGAGAAAGCAGGTAGATGGGATTGAACCACACAGTTGTTGTTTGCCCAACAGTCCTGTAGGGGGCGTCCTAACACTTGCATGTTAGGCTAGTTGCCTTTGCATGGCTTTTGAGGTTTTGACTGAATCAAGGCGGTTATTCTAACACGATAGTCACTATAAATTGAGGTATTACTCAGAAAGTGTGTCAGTCTCTCGTCAAACCGCATAATCTGGAGTTTACGAGTCAGGTTTTGAAAAAGGAGCCCAAAAAAACCCTTTTTATTGACGTTACACTGGAAGAAGTGTGGCTTTCAGCACTTAATATCAGCCTTGAACACAAATCACTTGGAGAGTTTTCGAGCGATGTACGGCTGCATACCATATGTGCAGCAACGGAACCCATCGAGCGCCGATATCCATGGTTTAGAAAAAGGCCCTGTGCAGCGCATGCTCTGCTCTTATCCCTGAAGTCGGTTTTGTTTAAGAAATGTAGTTAGAATTATGTCAACGATGTTTCACCTCTTACCCCCATACTCACCCTTCCTTTAGTCGTTGCTATgggagcagcagaagcagctgcagcagctgcatcgACAGATGGAGACCCTGGCGGTACCCATGCTGCGGGGCGGCGGTGGCGGGGTTGGCAGTGGGCTGGGAGTCCATCGGCCCCTGTCACGTACACAGTCCTCCCCAGCCTCcacctctctcactctgcctgAGAAACCCCTGAGCCTGGACGGCAGCAGCAAACCCCGCTTCACCACTGGTGAGTCCGATTTTTTAGAATTATGATGATCATTCTCTTCATGATGTTTCAAATTCAGGCCGCCCCCGAGGCTCAGGGGTTAAATCGCTTAAATCGGGTTAAATactgaataaacaaaacatcCCCGGGTTGAGGGCGGCTGTGGAAACTTTGTTGCATGTCGTTGCTCACCTCTATTCCCAAATTTGTGTCGCTAATAATAATGGAatcaaaattatatttcatataattCCCAGTATTTAGCACCGTGCACTGACCAGCAAAGGTAAATGTCACGCTTAAAAGTGAGGGAAAATCAAAAATCAATGGCTGTCCCCCACAAATTAAAATAGCACATACATTTAAGAGCTTTACTTTCACTGTAATGTAGTTTAAGTGTAAAACAGTGCCGTcttaaaagtgttttaaaggAAGGAATGACTTGGCAGCTGGCAGCAAGGCCTTCTTTGTCTAATGGATCAATAAAAACACTACGTTTTGCTTTTGGGGTGAACGGTCCCTTTGATGGTTGCCGATGTTCTGTTTTCGAACGTAATGAAAAATGTAGACGTGGCAATAAAATCAAGAAAAAACAGACGAAAAACCATAAGTGCCGCGTTGTGTGCCAAAAATATGTTTAAGTGTAAttatatggagagagagaacaaagccACCTGAGACAACTGGAATAAATGTTTAGGAAAGTGATCAAGGGGTCAGCGTCAACAGCACTCCTAGTGTgaatatacttttatatttgtttggcCAACATGTTGAGATCaaatctgtattttgtttttgtttgtttgtttgcgtgtgtcCGCGCAGGCCTGGTGTATGACTCTCAGATGCTGAGGCACCAGTGTACGTGTGGAGACAACAGCAGTCACCCAGAGCATGCTGGGAGGATACAGAGCATCTGGTCCAGACTACAGGAGAGAGGCCTGAGGGGACAGTGTGAGGTACGGTCTCACCCCGGTCTGACCGTCACAACGTACATCTGATGTGTCTGAGCTCAGAGAGGTTGAGCATGCAGGCACATGAgattctgtctgtctttctaaCGACATTATTCGTCATGTGTTGCACGTTGTCCCGTTCGTACAGACGATTCGCGGTCGCAAAGCCACGATGGAGGAGCTGCAGTCGGTCCACACCGAGCGCCACGTGTTGCTCTACGGCACCAACCCGCTCAACAGACTCAAACTGGATAACCGCAAGCTGGCCGGTATGTCGCGTAATCTCAAATCTGAGCCAAATTATGTTGcttcaaaaacacttttaattgaGTTACCAGTGAACATGAGAGACATTAAAGCTATCTTAAGACATTAAGCTCCGTAAATATGATCAGAAACATCAATACCAAACAGATGTTCCAGATGTCCGGTTCCTCTCAATAGCAGAGCTATAGCGACATAAAGAAGTTTTTACAGTTCTGACATCAAGTTATGTTCATACGTTTGTCTTTGAACTACATTGATTCAGTTCAAAAGAATTACAAACTGGATATGTTATCGCAAGTGCCATTAATACGCTCTGGGTCAAATTCACAAAAGGATTGCACAGCTCCCTTTCAAGGGTGACTTCCAAGCAAATAGTGCTCTTGTGCAATTTCACACATATTTCAATTAGGTCATATTAATATGTTTGGAGCATAATCGACCCCCGATCTAGGCAAAGAGCCT is part of the Cyclopterus lumpus isolate fCycLum1 chromosome 7, fCycLum1.pri, whole genome shotgun sequence genome and harbors:
- the hdac7a gene encoding histone deacetylase 7 → MDLRVGERGMRPGSDTALLTPLHPPLLLTPFSPQPRTSFSQQQLHQHIRFNMEQRRREQEHHEKQQELQQLKHKDKSQQSAVASSVVKQKLQEVILKKQKQAALERTNSNTLTASPVAYRKLGPDPGASSQTLVSSPPQPSPDRSERTPLRRAASEPNLKVKHKLKKHLNTRKSPLTRKESAPATVKHRVPDTLDSSPSSSSTPVSGCSSPNDSLPNENGLLPSAGGLSHEAQRLLLRDGTIANFTIQSPSTLPTITLGLPANARAEGERSSLRVGRVPVVTAGGSPVFLPPSREDQAGQRNPHLPLIILEPSGLVHTPLLTVQGMDTVQLQFAPQLDHLTPGGAHPHKPLSRTRSEPLPQSPRTLHTHLLQQQHNTQLLERLKQQTHLGKLMSKSSEKPRLHQIPSEDMDSEEGGGRPPTEPTYQSIVRAESLRGAEPTASKSQEEQLNLQHALILNQSLLWEQQKQLQQLHRQMETLAVPMLRGGGGGVGSGLGVHRPLSRTQSSPASTSLTLPEKPLSLDGSSKPRFTTGLVYDSQMLRHQCTCGDNSSHPEHAGRIQSIWSRLQERGLRGQCETIRGRKATMEELQSVHTERHVLLYGTNPLNRLKLDNRKLAGILSQRMFVMLPCGGVGVDNDTIWNESHTSTASRMAAGSVVELACRVAKGELKNGFAVVRPPGHHADPSNPMGFCYFNSVAIAARKLQHRLSVSKILIVDWDIHHGNGTQEVFYSDPSVLYISLHRYDDGNFFPGSGSPAEVGSGAGEGFNVNVAWTGGLDPPMGDAEYLAAFRSVVMPIAQEFSPDFVLVSAGFDAAEGNPAPLGGYKVSAKCFSHLTRQLRSLAGGRVVLSLEGGHDLTAICDASEACVSALLDIQDPLPEEVLLQKPSANAVHSLQAVIQIQSQYWQSVKAHSGSVGVSYLAAQRRDCEEADAVNALALLSVGVLSNESLPDEPMEDDSNSM